The following are encoded in a window of Flavobacteriales bacterium genomic DNA:
- the groL gene encoding chaperonin GroEL (60 kDa chaperone family; promotes refolding of misfolded polypeptides especially under stressful conditions; forms two stacked rings of heptamers to form a barrel-shaped 14mer; ends can be capped by GroES; misfolded proteins enter the barrel where they are refolded when GroES binds) has product MAKEIKFDIEARDALKRGVDALANAVKVTLGPQGRNVVIDKKFGGPSITKDGVSVAKEIELEDTIENMGAQMVKEVASKTADIAGDGTTTATVLAQAIVSNGLKNVAAGANPMDLKRGIDKAVSVVVENLKSQSQEVGDSIEKIQQVGAISANNDNAIGSLIAEAMDKVKKEGVITVEEAKGTDTYVEVVEGMQFDRGYLSPYFVTNAEKMLADLDTPYILLYDKKISNMKDLLPILEPAAQSGKPLLIIAEDVDGEALATLVVNKMRGSLKIAAVKAPGFGDRRKAMLEDIAILTGGTVISEERGFKLENATIDMLGTAEKVTIDKDNTTIVNGAGDKDNIMARVNQIKAQIESTTSDYDREKLQERLAKLAGGVAVLYVGAASEVEMKEKKDRVDDALHATRAAVEEGIIPGGGVALVRAADALAQLQGDNADETTGIQIVTRAIEEPLRQIVANAGNEGSVVVSKVKEGKADFGYNAKKEVFENMFEAGIIDPTKVTRVALENAASVAGMLLTTECVLADIPEENPMPPMGGGGMPGMM; this is encoded by the coding sequence ATGGCAAAAGAAATAAAATTTGATATAGAAGCAAGAGATGCACTAAAAAGAGGTGTCGATGCTCTTGCCAATGCAGTTAAAGTAACATTAGGGCCTCAAGGCAGGAATGTTGTTATTGATAAAAAATTTGGTGGTCCGTCCATTACTAAAGATGGTGTATCTGTTGCTAAAGAAATTGAGTTAGAAGATACCATTGAAAACATGGGAGCTCAAATGGTCAAGGAAGTCGCATCAAAGACTGCCGATATAGCTGGAGATGGTACTACTACAGCTACTGTTTTAGCACAAGCCATCGTGTCTAACGGACTCAAAAACGTAGCAGCAGGAGCAAATCCAATGGATTTAAAAAGAGGTATTGATAAAGCCGTTTCAGTTGTTGTTGAAAATTTGAAATCGCAATCTCAAGAAGTTGGCGATAGCATAGAAAAGATACAACAAGTAGGTGCTATATCTGCCAATAACGACAATGCAATCGGCTCACTCATCGCAGAAGCTATGGACAAGGTTAAGAAAGAAGGCGTTATTACTGTTGAAGAAGCAAAAGGAACCGATACTTATGTAGAAGTGGTTGAAGGTATGCAATTTGACAGAGGCTATCTTTCTCCGTACTTTGTTACTAATGCTGAGAAAATGCTAGCCGACTTGGATACGCCATACATTCTTTTATACGATAAGAAAATATCGAATATGAAAGATTTATTGCCTATTCTAGAACCGGCAGCACAATCAGGAAAACCATTGTTAATTATTGCCGAAGATGTTGATGGTGAAGCACTAGCTACTTTGGTAGTTAACAAAATGAGAGGCTCTTTAAAAATTGCTGCCGTTAAAGCACCAGGCTTTGGTGACAGAAGAAAGGCAATGCTAGAAGATATCGCTATTCTAACTGGTGGAACTGTCATTTCTGAAGAAAGAGGTTTTAAGCTTGAAAATGCAACTATTGACATGCTAGGTACTGCTGAAAAAGTCACTATTGACAAAGACAATACAACTATTGTAAATGGTGCTGGTGACAAAGACAACATTATGGCTAGAGTCAATCAAATCAAAGCTCAAATCGAAAGCACTACTTCGGACTACGACAGAGAAAAACTACAAGAAAGGCTAGCTAAATTAGCAGGTGGTGTAGCTGTACTTTATGTTGGCGCAGCCTCTGAGGTAGAAATGAAAGAGAAGAAAGATAGAGTGGACGATGCTCTACACGCTACTCGAGCAGCTGTTGAGGAAGGCATTATCCCTGGTGGTGGTGTCGCTTTAGTAAGAGCAGCCGATGCACTAGCTCAATTACAAGGCGATAATGCCGACGAAACGACTGGTATTCAAATCGTTACTCGTGCTATTGAAGAGCCATTACGTCAAATCGTTGCCAATGCAGGTAATGAAGGTTCAGTAGTCGTTTCTAAAGTGAAAGAAGGTAAAGCCGATTTTGGTTACAATGCTAAAAAAGAAGTATTCGAAAATATGTTCGAAGCTGGTATTATTGACCCAACTAAAGTA
- a CDS encoding co-chaperone GroES — MNVKPLADRVLVEPAQAETTTASGIIIPDTAQEKPQKGTVVAVGDGKKDEPLTVKVGDTVLYGKYSGTELKYEGKDYMIMRESDILAII; from the coding sequence ATGAATGTAAAACCACTTGCAGACAGAGTACTTGTAGAGCCTGCTCAGGCTGAAACAACTACTGCATCTGGAATTATTATTCCAGATACTGCCCAAGAAAAACCACAAAAAGGTACAGTTGTTGCTGTAGGAGACGGTAAAAAAGATGAACCTTTAACCGTTAAGGTTGGAGATACTGTACTATACGGTAAATACTCTGGGACAGAATTAAAATACGAAGGTAAAGATTACATGATAATGCGTGAATCTGACATTCTAGCAATCATTTAA
- the secG gene encoding preprotein translocase subunit SecG yields MYTIFSVLIVITCILLVLVVLVQNPKGGGLSATFGGGNQVMGVKKTADFLEKATWYLAIALLVFSLASNFAISSTNSGGVQNQSIMKEQLDETAIPTQALPSLPIQEAPAE; encoded by the coding sequence ATGTACACGATTTTCTCAGTTTTAATAGTAATAACCTGCATTTTGCTAGTGTTAGTAGTATTGGTTCAAAACCCTAAAGGTGGTGGTTTATCTGCAACTTTTGGCGGTGGAAATCAAGTAATGGGAGTTAAAAAAACTGCTGACTTTTTAGAAAAAGCGACTTGGTATTTAGCAATTGCATTATTGGTTTTTTCACTAGCATCAAATTTTGCTATCTCTTCTACCAACTCTGGAGGAGTACAAAACCAGTCTATTATGAAAGAACAACTTGACGAAACAGCTATCCCAACTCAAGCTCTTCCTTCTCTTCCGATACAGGAAGCTCCAGCGGAATAA
- a CDS encoding LptE family protein — MTRLPYICLIALLFGISSCGIYSLSGASISNEVKSVSINPFENVASLAPPVLSNALTEALKDKFSSETNLIPLNNDGDLIFSGRITNYSINPIAIQANETASKNRLSITVKVKFVNIIDEESNYDKTFSRYADYESSQDFTTIEESLNEEIVSQLIDDIFNEAFTNW, encoded by the coding sequence GTGACAAGACTACCATATATCTGTTTAATTGCCCTGCTATTTGGAATTAGCTCTTGCGGAATATACTCATTAAGCGGTGCATCAATTTCCAACGAGGTAAAAAGCGTAAGCATAAATCCATTTGAAAATGTAGCCTCTTTAGCACCGCCGGTGTTATCCAACGCCCTAACAGAAGCATTAAAAGATAAATTTTCATCAGAAACAAACCTTATACCATTAAATAATGATGGTGATTTGATATTCAGTGGGCGAATTACGAACTACAGCATTAATCCCATTGCTATACAAGCTAATGAAACCGCCTCTAAAAATCGACTAAGTATAACTGTTAAAGTCAAATTCGTCAACATTATAGATGAAGAAAGTAATTACGACAAAACTTTTAGTAGATACGCAGATTATGAGAGCTCACAAGATTTTACTACTATTGAAGAATCTTTAAACGAAGAAATTGTATCCCAATTAATAGACGATATATTTAACGAAGCATTCACCAATTGGTAA
- a CDS encoding sigma-54-dependent Fis family transcriptional regulator, which translates to MIKHQDIKQRFGIIGNSNKLDRAINTAVQIAPTDISVLITGESGVGKESMPKIIHYNSQRKHNKYIAVNCGAIPEGTIDSELFGHEKGAFTGASDNRQGYFEVADGGTIFLDEVGELPLSTQVRLLRVLESGEFMKVGSSQVKKVDVRVIAATNVNIEEAINKGKFREDLYYRLNTINIKMPSLRERTEDIHLLFRKFASDFADRYHIPPIRLQEEAVELLHNYSWPGNIRQLKNVAEQISAVEQDRSISYDTLKNYIPKQNTTPVLFKNEKAENDISEREILYKVLFDMKNDLNDLKRVTKELMGDKHQEIDNEKVINHYIEKPAIHIKEQVEEKEEETFLTLQEQEKILIEKALNRHQGRRKDAAEELGISERTLYRKIKEYLL; encoded by the coding sequence ATGATTAAGCACCAAGACATAAAACAACGGTTTGGTATAATTGGTAATTCAAACAAATTAGACCGAGCCATCAATACGGCTGTACAAATAGCACCGACAGATATTTCAGTATTGATAACTGGAGAAAGCGGCGTGGGCAAGGAATCTATGCCTAAGATTATACACTACAACAGTCAAAGAAAACATAATAAATATATTGCTGTCAACTGTGGTGCAATTCCAGAAGGTACCATTGATAGCGAACTTTTTGGTCACGAAAAAGGCGCCTTTACGGGAGCAAGTGATAATAGACAAGGTTATTTTGAAGTTGCAGATGGCGGCACAATATTCTTAGATGAAGTCGGTGAATTGCCCTTAAGCACTCAAGTAAGGCTACTAAGAGTATTGGAAAGTGGAGAGTTCATGAAAGTAGGCTCAAGTCAGGTAAAAAAAGTAGATGTTAGAGTCATTGCAGCTACCAATGTGAATATTGAAGAAGCCATCAATAAAGGGAAATTTAGAGAAGACTTGTATTACCGATTAAATACAATCAACATAAAAATGCCATCTTTAAGAGAAAGAACAGAAGATATACATTTATTATTTAGAAAATTCGCTTCGGACTTTGCTGACAGGTATCATATCCCTCCCATTCGCTTACAAGAGGAAGCTGTTGAGTTGTTACACAATTACTCTTGGCCAGGAAATATTAGACAGCTTAAAAACGTAGCCGAACAGATATCTGCCGTAGAACAAGACAGAAGTATCAGCTATGATACTCTAAAAAATTATATCCCGAAACAGAATACAACACCCGTATTATTCAAAAACGAGAAAGCAGAAAATGACATCTCAGAAAGAGAAATACTCTATAAAGTCCTCTTTGATATGAAAAACGACTTGAACGATTTAAAGCGAGTGACTAAAGAATTGATGGGCGACAAACATCAAGAAATTGATAATGAGAAAGTCATCAACCATTATATAGAAAAACCAGCTATTCATATAAAAGAACAAGTTGAAGAAAAAGAAGAGGAAACTTTTTTAACACTACAAGAACAAGAAAAAATACTAATTGAAAAAGCTTTAAATAGACATCAAGGAAGAAGAAAAGATGCAGCAGAAGAATTAGGAATATCTGAGCGCACATTATATAGAAAAATTAAAGAGTATTTGTTGTGA